A genomic window from Methanolacinia paynteri includes:
- a CDS encoding ABC transporter permease subunit, with amino-acid sequence MNLERLLIVSKKEFFDQISGKKFLALFFMLMVIAGVSVISEYQTYTKEMEAYANSGSTYLDEYGIIHSGDAAYNPSPVNIYYGIVNGLSGYIFGPLIAISAGFNLITKERESGSIKSILSHPLYRDELINGKAIGGIGVLAVATVGLFVIITAILFLLSVVPSGDDFISIALLCAITILYLAGIFSMSLMVSSLTKNSGTSLIYSLILFIILSYVATIAAPSVSYLIIGPEPAIIGNDGFEFNDYDELSNYYSTQKIIENSVEYFSIKNNYLYAGIALTKPSFFWAFKGADEVHFYDYSKMGIGFEDILGKIWGNILLLIAYPIVFFGIAYVKFMRMDLR; translated from the coding sequence ATGAATTTAGAAAGATTACTAATTGTTTCCAAAAAGGAATTCTTTGATCAGATCTCAGGCAAAAAATTTCTTGCACTTTTTTTTATGCTGATGGTTATTGCCGGTGTTTCTGTAATTAGTGAGTATCAAACCTATACTAAAGAAATGGAAGCATATGCTAATTCCGGAAGTACATATCTTGACGAATATGGAATAATTCATTCGGGTGATGCAGCATATAATCCTTCTCCGGTCAATATATATTATGGGATTGTAAACGGTCTTTCGGGTTATATTTTTGGACCTTTAATCGCAATTTCAGCTGGTTTTAATTTAATTACAAAAGAAAGAGAATCTGGTTCGATAAAATCTATTCTTTCTCATCCACTTTACAGAGATGAATTAATAAACGGAAAGGCAATTGGAGGAATAGGAGTATTGGCTGTAGCTACAGTTGGTCTTTTCGTAATTATTACAGCAATTCTGTTTTTATTAAGCGTAGTGCCTTCAGGGGACGATTTTATTTCAATAGCACTTCTTTGCGCTATAACAATATTATATCTGGCAGGCATTTTTTCAATGTCTCTTATGGTGTCGTCACTAACGAAAAACAGTGGAACTTCATTGATTTATTCTTTAATTTTATTCATTATTTTGTCATATGTTGCAACAATTGCCGCTCCTTCTGTAAGTTATCTGATAATCGGCCCTGAACCCGCTATAATCGGCAACGATGGATTTGAATTTAACGACTATGATGAATTGAGCAATTATTATTCAACTCAAAAAATTATTGAAAACAGTGTTGAATATTTTTCAATAAAAAATAATTATTTATACGCAGGAATAGCCCTGACAAAACCGTCGTTTTTCTGGGCATTCAAAGGTGCAGACGAAGTTCATTTTTATGATTATTCTAAGATGGGTATAGGTTTTGAGGATATATTAGGTAAAATATGGGGTAATATATTACTTTTAATTGCATACCCGATAGTTTTTTTCGGGATAGCCTACGTGAAATTCATGAGGATGGATTTAAGGTGA
- a CDS encoding phage tail tape measure protein, translated as MSEEGTIRSIEIIWELVDDITSPVEKINENINKMIGKSREIIEKYGETVTNSINEIARAYQYAQEVLDSYTKDLKTCSQYTGVSEEILEYMQNSPEFVFNRHAISDISDLSRQWATESEGDTSLNQVSFNAGIAGGSGMILMAGTDMTNIEKIQAVNNAITDSIGLYREFSGTMASVLSENPALNDMLTGAFEQMPESLQGIISTGGEAGSALMGITESVLPLANSAFSVADEWGQVYGILTNYIPASTFATLTTGGLSGAMTTLGTSLWAIAINPVTYAILAIVAAAWLLWDVFDKGWENSMLKGAVDWIFETFPWLTPLVEGIVTAFTYLQEVMASVWEYIKPIVDTITSTLENPVVKTVLDALWSVTPMGMAENVYAVATGQPTRLQSDFEDFAGGEYIQNAYQTQEITDKAYGSSAGGGVTVNIGNVDASMNTGDLKTEGVTADDLNTIMNKRDRNLQSGMQRMITGELVSVGA; from the coding sequence ATGTCCGAGGAAGGAACAATTCGTTCGATAGAGATCATCTGGGAGCTGGTGGACGACATAACCTCTCCGGTTGAAAAGATCAACGAAAATATAAATAAAATGATCGGGAAGAGCCGGGAGATCATTGAAAAATATGGAGAGACGGTTACAAATTCGATTAATGAGATAGCCAGGGCCTACCAGTATGCCCAGGAGGTTCTTGATTCATATACGAAAGACCTGAAAACCTGTTCGCAATATACTGGTGTCAGCGAGGAGATTCTCGAATATATGCAGAATTCCCCTGAATTCGTATTCAACAGGCATGCAATATCCGATATTTCAGATCTCTCACGGCAGTGGGCGACGGAATCAGAAGGAGATACATCCCTCAATCAGGTATCCTTCAATGCCGGGATTGCAGGCGGTTCCGGCATGATACTGATGGCCGGAACTGATATGACAAATATCGAAAAAATACAAGCCGTCAACAATGCGATAACGGACTCGATCGGCCTGTACAGGGAATTCTCCGGTACGATGGCATCGGTATTATCTGAAAATCCCGCTTTGAACGACATGCTGACGGGTGCTTTTGAACAGATGCCCGAATCCCTGCAGGGAATAATATCCACCGGCGGCGAGGCTGGATCGGCACTTATGGGTATTACGGAGAGCGTGCTGCCCCTCGCCAATTCTGCATTCTCAGTAGCTGACGAATGGGGCCAGGTGTACGGGATCCTGACAAATTATATCCCTGCTTCGACCTTTGCAACCCTCACAACAGGCGGACTTTCCGGCGCAATGACGACGCTCGGAACGTCACTTTGGGCGATTGCGATAAACCCGGTGACCTACGCAATTCTTGCAATCGTAGCCGCGGCCTGGCTCTTGTGGGATGTCTTCGACAAGGGCTGGGAGAACTCGATGCTGAAGGGAGCGGTAGACTGGATATTCGAGACCTTCCCCTGGCTGACGCCTTTGGTCGAAGGGATCGTCACCGCATTTACATACCTGCAGGAGGTCATGGCCTCGGTCTGGGAATACATAAAACCGATCGTCGACACCATCACAAGTACACTAGAAAATCCCGTGGTAAAGACGGTCCTTGACGCCTTATGGAGTGTAACCCCGATGGGAATGGCCGAGAACGTCTATGCAGTCGCAACAGGACAGCCGACAAGACTGCAGTCCGACTTCGAGGACTTTGCCGGCGGAGAATACATCCAAAACGCCTACCAGACGCAGGAGATCACAGACAAAGCCTATGGCTCTTCGGCAGGAGGCGGAGTCACGGTGAATATCGGAAACGTCGATGCGTCCATGAACACCGGAGACCTCAAAACCGAAGGCGTGACGGCGGACGACCTGAACACGATAATGAACAAACGCGACAGGAACCTTCAGTCGGGGATGCAGCGGATGATAACCGGGGAACTGGTCTCAGTAGGAGCGTGA